One Thermodesulfovibrionales bacterium DNA segment encodes these proteins:
- a CDS encoding ArsR family transcriptional regulator has protein sequence MDHFDNPTRQAIVLALKKKGNLSVDELSKEVKITPMGVRQHLLVLERNGMVEYITRKQGIGRPGFLYRLTSATDAFFPKTYEQFSLDLLRQIERADGRSKIEELLKARKDHILAERLKTFTGKDSLAGRVSALVDMMHEAGGITELEEDETHYKVRQFNCPLSKIASQYKEVCTYDTELFQTLLGVDITLQESIADGARSCSYLIPKE, from the coding sequence ATGGATCATTTCGATAATCCAACGAGACAGGCGATTGTACTTGCCCTAAAGAAAAAGGGCAACCTATCCGTGGATGAACTCAGCAAGGAAGTGAAGATAACCCCGATGGGTGTTAGACAGCATCTCCTTGTCCTTGAGCGCAACGGCATGGTCGAATACATCACGAGGAAACAGGGGATCGGACGTCCGGGTTTCCTCTATCGGCTGACGTCTGCGACGGACGCCTTCTTTCCGAAGACCTACGAGCAGTTTTCCCTCGATCTTCTGAGGCAGATAGAAAGGGCAGACGGGAGATCCAAGATTGAGGAACTCCTTAAAGCGAGAAAGGACCATATCCTTGCAGAGAGATTAAAGACGTTTACCGGCAAGGATTCCCTTGCCGGTCGGGTATCTGCCCTTGTCGATATGATGCACGAGGCCGGCGGGATCACAGAACTGGAGGAAGACGAGACCCATTATAAGGTCAGACAATTCAACTGTCCCCTCTCGAAGATAGCATCTCAATACAAAGAAGTATGTACCTACGATACCGAGCTCTTTCAGACACTCCTCGGAGTCGATATCACCCTGCAGGAGAGTATCGCAGACGGAGCACGGAGTTGCTCCTATCTGATTCCGAAGGAGTAG
- a CDS encoding thermonuclease family protein codes for MEKHFRNIRLRLSVLLSVTVLCLYAPHDRQIGSDAKESSGFSDSAYAEVVDVRDGDSLLVRVGQRTERVRLLGIEAPELGQKPWGNRAKRHLKSLFETPRVRIETGVEKRDRYGRLLAYIWTPDGRFVNLEMVRDGYAVLYTVPPNVRYAERLRDAQNEAKEGKRGIWGREGLTESAQEYRKKHPRLD; via the coding sequence GTGGAAAAACATTTCAGAAATATACGCTTACGGTTATCGGTTCTTCTTTCCGTCACAGTGCTGTGTCTCTATGCCCCTCATGACCGGCAGATTGGCAGCGATGCCAAGGAAAGCTCGGGATTTTCCGATTCTGCTTACGCTGAGGTTGTCGATGTCCGGGATGGAGATAGCCTGCTCGTGAGGGTGGGGCAAAGAACAGAGAGGGTCAGGTTACTCGGAATCGAAGCGCCGGAACTCGGCCAGAAACCGTGGGGAAACAGGGCCAAGCGACATCTCAAGTCTCTCTTCGAAACTCCGAGAGTAAGAATCGAGACAGGTGTCGAGAAGCGCGACAGATACGGCCGCCTCCTTGCGTATATCTGGACACCCGACGGCAGGTTCGTGAATCTCGAGATGGTGCGGGACGGTTATGCGGTTCTCTACACGGTTCCACCCAACGTCAGATATGCCGAGAGACTGAGAGATGCGCAGAATGAGGCAAAAGAAGGGAAAAGAGGCATTTGGGGAAGAGAGGGCCTTACAGAATCAGCCCAGGAATACAGGAAGAAACATCCGAGGTTAGACTGA
- a CDS encoding radical SAM protein — protein sequence MASRKILKKIASLLAAEKGTIHKEPGGKVNVCLVYPNTYHIGMSSLGFQGIYTLLNERHDVVCERAFLPDEGDREEYIRTGTEIFSMESGRPLNRFQIVAFSVSFENDYPHIPAILAMSKIPFRREERSGNHPLLVVGGVCASFNPEPIADFFDVCFIGEAEETLPEFIEAFRHSDGREDLLARVDGIEGLYLPGLYTVSYSDGRIADRTASGSAPERVKRRFVRDISSHSFRQSIITPETEFSSMYLLEAMRGCPWSCRFCVAGSVYKPVRKKDPATLTREIRDSRSVTARVGLIGPSLTDYPPIRDVLCIDGVDFSITSLRASPLSAELIGFLKGHRSVSIAPESGTERLRRVIDKRITEEDILETSRLILSAGVDNLRLYFMVGLPTEDEQDIEGIITLVRKIRDGTPRGNIVLTLSTFVPKPFTPFQWHPMEKAEVVKRRLHTIKKALIPVKGVKVFHDVPKYAYMQGLFARGDRRVSRVLEGMADNHDWQNACKKAGLNADFYLFTQRELGEILPWDFIDNGISKDRIWSEYQKAIAGGRGWETIRSSKG from the coding sequence ATGGCCAGCAGGAAGATCCTGAAGAAGATTGCTTCCCTCCTCGCCGCAGAGAAAGGAACGATTCATAAAGAGCCGGGCGGTAAGGTCAACGTCTGCCTCGTCTATCCGAACACGTACCACATAGGCATGTCAAGCCTCGGGTTTCAGGGGATATATACCCTCCTCAATGAAAGGCACGATGTCGTCTGTGAGCGGGCCTTTCTTCCCGATGAAGGAGACAGAGAGGAGTACATCAGAACCGGAACGGAGATCTTCTCGATGGAGTCCGGGCGGCCATTGAACAGGTTTCAGATTGTTGCCTTCTCCGTCTCCTTCGAAAATGACTACCCCCATATCCCCGCAATACTGGCTATGTCAAAAATCCCCTTCCGGAGGGAGGAGAGAAGTGGTAACCATCCGCTTCTGGTCGTCGGAGGGGTCTGTGCGTCCTTCAACCCTGAGCCGATCGCGGATTTTTTCGACGTCTGTTTCATTGGTGAAGCGGAAGAGACACTCCCTGAATTCATAGAGGCATTCAGACATTCCGACGGCAGGGAAGACCTCCTCGCAAGGGTTGACGGGATAGAGGGACTCTATCTGCCGGGCCTTTATACCGTTTCTTACTCGGACGGAAGGATTGCGGACAGGACAGCATCAGGCAGTGCGCCGGAGAGGGTAAAGAGAAGGTTTGTGCGGGACATCTCATCCCACTCATTCAGACAGTCGATCATCACGCCGGAAACGGAGTTCTCCTCCATGTACCTCCTTGAGGCCATGAGGGGCTGTCCCTGGAGTTGCAGGTTCTGCGTTGCCGGCTCGGTCTATAAGCCTGTCCGAAAAAAAGACCCTGCCACCCTCACGAGAGAGATCCGTGATTCACGCTCGGTGACAGCGAGAGTCGGGCTCATCGGTCCGTCCCTGACCGATTATCCTCCGATAAGAGACGTTCTCTGTATCGACGGCGTCGATTTTTCTATCACCTCCCTAAGGGCCAGTCCCTTGAGCGCCGAACTCATTGGCTTTCTCAAAGGGCACAGGAGCGTCTCGATCGCGCCAGAGTCGGGAACGGAGAGGCTGAGGCGGGTCATCGATAAACGAATAACAGAGGAGGACATCCTTGAGACATCGCGGCTTATCCTTTCGGCAGGGGTCGACAATCTCAGGCTCTATTTCATGGTCGGACTTCCGACAGAAGATGAACAGGATATCGAGGGCATCATAACCCTCGTCAGGAAGATCAGGGACGGAACACCGAGGGGCAACATCGTCCTGACGCTGAGTACATTTGTGCCGAAGCCTTTTACTCCCTTTCAGTGGCATCCGATGGAAAAGGCGGAGGTTGTGAAGCGCAGGCTTCACACGATAAAGAAGGCCCTCATCCCGGTCAAGGGCGTCAAGGTCTTCCACGATGTGCCGAAATATGCCTATATGCAGGGGCTCTTTGCGAGGGGCGACAGGCGCGTTTCGAGAGTGCTAGAAGGAATGGCAGACAACCATGACTGGCAGAATGCCTGTAAGAAGGCCGGCCTCAACGCCGATTTTTATCTTTTCACTCAGCGGGAATTAGGCGAGATCCTTCCCTGGGATTTTATCGACAACGGCATATCGAAGGACAGGATCTGGTCGGAGTATCAGAAGGCGATTGCAGGAGGGAGAGGATGGGAAACGATACGGTCTTCGAAAGGATAA
- a CDS encoding YggS family pyridoxal phosphate-dependent enzyme, protein MGNDTVFERINTIYKQISHAALKVDRNPMDITLIAVTKTVSLEGIREAIDAGLRSFGENRVQEAREKVEHFSHVPEKIEWHMIGSLQRNKAKYAVQIFDIIHAVDSMGLARDIDDHAGRIGKIQDVLIEVKLSPEESKHGTPKDGLMGLIREVTMLKNLNLRGLMTIPPLFENSEGSRAYFRELRNLRDEAAMKGFHLPELSMGMSHDFKTAIEEGATMVRIGTAIFGTRK, encoded by the coding sequence ATGGGAAACGATACGGTCTTCGAAAGGATAAATACGATCTATAAGCAGATTTCCCATGCCGCCCTGAAGGTGGATAGAAACCCCATGGATATCACGCTCATCGCCGTCACAAAAACCGTGAGCCTCGAGGGCATCAGGGAAGCGATAGACGCAGGGCTGCGTTCATTCGGAGAAAACAGGGTGCAGGAGGCGAGAGAGAAGGTTGAGCATTTCAGTCATGTTCCCGAAAAGATCGAGTGGCACATGATCGGCAGTCTCCAGAGGAACAAGGCAAAATACGCCGTCCAGATCTTCGACATCATTCACGCCGTCGATTCGATGGGGCTCGCGCGAGATATTGACGACCATGCAGGGAGAATCGGCAAGATCCAGGACGTTCTCATAGAAGTGAAACTCTCTCCTGAAGAGTCTAAACACGGGACACCGAAAGACGGGCTTATGGGTCTCATCAGGGAGGTCACGATGCTGAAGAACCTTAACCTCAGGGGCCTCATGACGATACCTCCTTTATTTGAGAATTCCGAAGGTTCGCGCGCCTACTTTAGGGAGTTGAGGAACCTGAGAGACGAAGCAGCCATGAAAGGCTTCCATCTGCCGGAATTGTCGATGGGCATGTCTCATGATTTCAAGACCGCCATAGAGGAGGGAGCGACCATGGTGAGAATAGGCACTGCGATATTCGGAACGAGGAAATAG